Sequence from the Oncorhynchus kisutch isolate 150728-3 linkage group LG12, Okis_V2, whole genome shotgun sequence genome:
ATAGGTACTGTATTGACAAGTAGCTTTTTATATGCCATCTCTGGTTAATGTTTCTCAATTAAAATGATTTGAACACCAAACTACATTGACCCTCTAAGCGAGTGGGTGTTTTTATTTTTTGCGTTGTCCTCTTGGCCGACCGTCTGCCAGCTCTGCACCAAGAAATTTCAGatatggaaatacagatatggAAATACAACCTAATAAGTACACTCAATTGGGACTAGTACCTGCGTGCATAATACAGTTTAGAATAGCCTAGGTTATTCACAACTTTCCCAAGTCACAGCATGCATGTAGTTATTAAACCAACAGATTATGATGTGCAATTAAATGGTGAGAGGAAGCAAATGAATTCCCAGAAGAGCTTGTTCTCAGACAATGCAGTTTGCGGGGGAGTATTTTTACTATGGGATTGGAATGCCTCGCCATATTTGGGAGTAGTAAAGATGACAAAACCTTGTGATAAATCTTCATCCAAAATCCTGTTGAAAAAGGAGACTACAACATGACTGACTAAAGTGTTGGTATGTTTTATATCAAGGTCAAATGTCTCTAAATCACAATTCCATTTGTCTTATGACAGGTCATTGTCTGGCTTTTAATAACTTCATGTTATACTTCATGAGGTGTGAAGTCACTTAACATGAAGAGACTTTGTCTGTTGGAAATAGAATAAGCCTGCCTCTGAATTGTTTTGGCCAACATTGACCTTGGGGCTTCATTGAATTGTTTACCCCCAGGCTTAGAATAGGCCCAAACATCTTAACAAATATACATCAAACAACTCTACTTGGTGTCTCTGGGTTAGTCTTCATGACGTGAGTGTAAATTGTTCACGTCTGTAGAAATTGGCATCAATCACTGAACCGGGCTCTGTGTTGTCCCGGTCTCACATGGTATGTAGTACACTGATTGAAAACATGGATCCTATAGCCACATGTCATCCTTTTTGAGTGGTTCAGTGTTCCCTAGTGGCATGCAGAGACAGCCCTTGAGACcttggctggtggtggtggatgtCCTCTAGCTGTGTGCTTGCGTGGGGCTTTGTGTATATTGGGATTTTGATGACTATAAGTCATTTCGTTTTCACTTCGATACCTGCAGAGATTAGGGCCCTGAAGGGGACAAACGCCTCTGCTGCTAACACTGTCCACTCCAATATTATCAGGCTTACGTAAAACCCACCCAATGATTCAAAAGTGATTGCAAAGACCTAGGTGTCCTGATCCTCTTTGCCTCAGTCGACCTACTCTGAATCCATATATGTATTGGCATCTTTTCACTTGCTGTGCAGACGAAACCATTGCTAGTGGGACACGATGCTCTTAGGGACTCATGAGGTTGTTCTGGTTGCTTCTCTCCTAGTTGTGTACTGTTTGCTGTTAGAATCTATGCTAACAGCATGTCTATAAATATGGTATTGCTAATGGATTAGGGTTAAATGGGTGAACAGGGGCAAGTGTTACTGAGTGGACCGTCCTGGCTAAGTAAATGTAGTAAGAAGTGGTAGTTGCATCACTTGGGGTCCACTCCAAGGAGATACTAGGAGTTGGAAGAGACTGGGCGCCATGGCAATTTTCATTTAGTGTCTTTGACTGGTCAGTCCTTGAGTAAACATTCCTAAACCTTGGAAGTGTCATGCAAGGATGAGGAACCATTTTTTATTATCTGAGAATGTTTTACATCTTATCTGGTTCATAGTCGCCTATCTCATCTACAATCAGTCAGATAAAACCATTACTTATTACTTGAGACGGgacaaacacttttttttctgtGGTTAACTTCCTCGTAATATGGTTACATATTTCTAATGACCAGTGAGGAGACCAATGGCTGCTCAGGGGGTGGGGACACAGGCCAAAAACACTCACTTGTATCCTTACAAATATCTGCATAGGGTTAAATCAGATGCCAAGTTGATGAGAAACATCTAGTTAATGTTGAGTTTATGGTTCTGAAGAATAATTATTATTTTAGTATACTCCTTTCCCATGGAACCCGATGTTATTGTTTTACCAGTCATGTATAAATAGCCAACAGGAATGACGAGTTACAAACACCTTCATTTGTTGCTTTATTAAGAGATGTAGGCTGTCTGtgttctgctgctgttgctgtgCTGTTGTAGTCTGTCTGGTGCACAAGTTGAGAGCAGTagtgagggagggaaagaaatcTCTCAACGCTTTGACGACAAAGTAGGAAACAACTTGATGAAAGAGCTGATGGAGAGTCTCGGTGAAGTGGCAGGCACCACCGGCTCCCGATGGGACATCTACACTGTGCTGAGAGAACTTAGTGCCAAAGTGGAAAATCTGGAGAAGGCAGGTAATGGTGAGTGAGTAACTGAGCACAATATGATGGTGTTCTTGCTACATTTTGTAATATTGTGAATTGCCTCAATGGCCTGTACTTCTAAAGCCAAAGTTAATTTCAATCAGttttggtgtttgtgtgtgtgttcttgaaaTAATTTACACTTGTTTCCTCACAGAGAGACATAAGGTGGCGTTCTCAGCATCACTCTTCCGATCATCTCAACACAGAGGGCCCTTTAATATTGACACCACCCTGATATTCACAAATGTTATCACAAACATTGGCCAAGCTTACAACTCTGGAACAGGTAGTTTATTTTACAGCATAATTACTGTTtctaatttaatttattttgagTTGTAATATGAGCTCAGAGGGCTTTGATATACCTTCGGACATCAAACATGCAAGTCAACTATTCTATATAAATTGAACCAAAAGGAATTCATGTTTATCATGAGTATGATGTTGAAATGAATGCATCTATTGCATgcatctcctctctctgcatTGCAGGTGTCTTTGCTGCACCGGTGAGAGGGGCCTACTACTTCACGTTCACTTGCAATTCTGGGACTACAGGAAAAGTGAATGCGGCCCTGTTGAAAAATGGCCAAAATATGGCTGCAGTGATTGAAAATGGTTATGTTGACAGCATGGGGTCAAATAGTGTAATACTGCAGTTAGATGAAGGTGATCATGTTAACATTATCCTCTGGAGTGACAACAGCATCTATGATAATGGATACAGGAGCACATTCACTGGTGTCCTGCTCTTTCCAATGTGAGGAGAGCGTACCATTTGCTTTTTGTATGTTTAATGATTGTAAAGTTTTGTAGGAATGTATGTACTATAATCAAACACTGATGCTCGTCTTCCTTCAGGAAATACTGCACGTGCATTTCTCCAACGTTTATGCAAACAGTATTCTGAAGGTTTTACAAATGTATGATTTATAAAGATTCTTAATCGCTAATACAGTAAAACTGGTTTATCAGATGTCACAGATGCATAGGAACCCCCCCACTAAGATACCCAGCACTAACTACAGTGAGCCTGAGCACACTGTACGAGAGCATATGTGTAAGGACCGACGccagagatgagaagcaggtacggggagtcaacattTAATCAGGAACAAACAggtaacaggacaggaacagtATCAGCACACGGGTAAACAAAGATATATGACAATCAATGCAGAAGCAGGGAACAGTTGGgaaccagacagatatagggaaggtaatgacaGAAGTGATTGAGTctaggtgagtccaataatcactgatgcgcgtgacggggggaaggcaggtgtgcgtaatgatgatggTGCCAGGGGGGAAGAGCAGGCGTGACAATATGTTTAGTTGAATTGAATTTATTTTGCTTATGTAACCAAGGAGCCTCAGAAACTGAATGTACCATACATACTGCAGTGTCACAGAAAACAGTTTTGTTAACATAGCCTGGTTTAGTAAAATCCTTTTTGTTCTGTTCtggaaaataaaacaaatataagGATCCTACCTACCCatgtctctataatgttgttttatttgtttaaacATTGGTGATAGAGAAACAGGTGTATTTCTTGTTATCATCAATATCTGCTATTTCAAGGTTTTGTCAGTTGGCCATACGGGTATTATGTTTAGTTATTTTCTTCCTTTACTTCTATAGATAAAACATAGACATACATTTTATGGGAATATTGTGGAATGCTCCtttaatcaaaatatgtttttatgtCTTTGATGTTTTATTCCCGTAAAAAGTGAAGGGTCGGTTTGATGTCATTTGTTGACACACAGAGTTGAGTGAACTTTGCTGATaccagggttgcaaaattctggtaattACGGCAAAATTCCCAGGTGGTCCAGAAATCCCGGTTGGAGGAGTCCAGGAGTTCCTGCTTATTCCCATctgattccaggaatcttccagCCAGGATTTCTgcaacagctggggaatttggaAAAGTTGCCTGAATTTTGAAATCCTGGTTACATTTTAAATAAACCAATCCATATATATCTAACTCAACATATGAGGACCAGTCAGGCATCTCAGCAAACCTCTCCCACCCGGTTCGTTGAAAGCCCTGCGATGGAGTCTGTTTTGGCTGTGGTGGTGTTGCTTTGCTGTTGTGTGGTTGAGACTCAGACGGAGAGTGAGGTTGATGGGCTGCTGAGGGAACTGACAGCCCGGGTGGAGAAACTGGAGAGTGAGTATAATGGTAATGTTGGCCATTACTTATCTTTGTCCCTAGACTTCGCTTCTTTATGTGTGTCAGTATTCCTACGGGTGTgcaggaacagtgtgtgtgtgtgtgtgtgtgtgtgtgtgtgtgtgtgtgtgtgtgtgtgtgtgtgtgtgtgtgtgtgtgtgtgtgtgtgtgtgtgtgtgtgtgtgtgtgtgtgtgtgtgtgtgtgtgtgtgtgtgtgtgtgtgtgtgtgtgtgtgtgtactcatgcaTGATGGAAGTTGCTGTTCATCATGCTCTGTCATTATTTCACAGTATCATTGGAAAGAAGTGCAAAAGTTCTGGCTGTCAAACTATCTGGCTTCAAACGTTTGATGTGTAGTAATCTGAACATCTGAACGTAATGTCTTTTTACAGGCAAACCAAAAGTGGCCTTCTCCGCTTCACTTATGGTCAATGATGAACATTATCACTTAGGACCTTTCGACAAGAACACCACCGTTGTGTATAAAAAGGTCACTACAAACATTGGTGAAGCATATAACCCAGATACAGGTATTTACCCACTAGATAAGACTCTCAGTCTCTTGCACCTTTATGTATTTTACTGAGGTGTCTTTATGTCCATATTCTGTTGTGTCATAATCACACAAAGTTGTTTTTGTCCACCTTGCTTTCCCACCTGATGCAGGTGTCTTTACTGCACCTGTGAGAGGGGCCTACTACTTCACATTCACTTGCAATGTTGGGAATTCAGGGAAGGCGAATGCAGCGTTGCTTAAGAACGATGTGAAAATGGCTGCCGTCTATGAAACTGCCAACCCAAAATCCGGTATTTACCACGGCGGGGCCAATGGAGTCACACTAGACCTAGTGGAAGGAGACAAAGTCTATGTGGTTCTCTGGAGTGGCAGTAGCATGTTTGACAACAGCAGAATTAGCATGTTCAGTGGTTACCTTCTATTTCCTATTGATAATAAGTAATAGTAAACGGCTGATATTTACATGGCATGACTTAGCAAGAATTGTAAATGCTTATTTCAACGTTTCATTAAAGAAATAATCCACTCAAACTGTCTTCTGGTGtttttttcattagtccactgttgatacagtcccaaaatgttttgcgcTGCTGGTATGAACTGGTAAAACCAACATAGCAGTAGTTGGTTGGACTTGACACACCAGGGCTGCTTGTACACAACCTAAAGCCTGTCTGGCCTCACGTTGTATGAGACTGTGATCCATCACCAGGAAGACAAAATGTCAGGGGATAGGACTAACAAATCATCTCCAACATCTCGTGAAAACAGAAAGGTTGGACTGTTGGCCATGGGGCTAACAACCCCAACCCGCAAAAACAAATCACAATTCTACAATTGGATGCAAAATCTCCCAGTGTCCCAGACTTGTATGAGCACCATCAGTGAAAGCCTACGGGAAACTAGTGGCTGACTAATGGGAGCACTGAACACCAAAAACAAACTGCACTTTGGCTTTTGTAATATTTGAACAATGTTTGAGTCCAGAAAGCTGGCACGGGTTTCCAACTAAATGAAGCGATACAAGCTACTGATCCTGAAGGTGAGTGAAGTCAGGTGGactagctctgaatccacgaggaccagctctgaatccacgaggaccagctctgaatccacgaGGACCAGCGCTGGAGAAACAGTACCACACGCTGGTGTCGGTGGTGGACaaagtacccagttgtcatacttgagtaaaaggaaaggtaccttaatagaaaatgactcaagtgaaagtgaaagtcacccagtaaaatactacttgagttaaaGTCTAAAAGTTTTTGGTTTtagatatacttaagtatcaaaagtaaaaatgttaataatttcacattccttatattaagcaaaccagacggaaccattttctttttttaaggatagccagtggcacacttcaacactcagaaACTGAATGTACCATACATACTGCAGTCTCACAGAAAACAGTTTTGTCCACATAACCTGATTAAATGAAATACTTTTTGTTCTGTTCtggaaaataaaacaaaaataaggATCCTACCTACCCATGTCTCAAGAGTGtttttaacaacaacaaaaaaataacattgGTGATAGAGAAACAAGTGTGTTTCTTGTTATCATCAATATCTGCTATTTCAAGGTTTTGTCAGTTGGCCATACGGGTATTATGTTTAGTTGTTTTCTTCCTTTACTTCTATAGATAAAACATAGACATACATTTTATGGGAATATTGTGGAATGCTCCtttaatcaaaatatgttttttttgtctttattTCTCTATTACAGGGTCGGTGATGTCATTTGTTGACGCACAGAGTGGAGTGAACTTTGCTGATaccagggttgcaaaattctggtaattACGGCAAAATTCCCAGGTGGTCCAGAATCCCGGTTGGAGGAGTccaggatttcctgcttattcccatctgattccaggaatcttccagCCAGGATTTCTGCAATAGCTGGGGAATTTTGAAATGTTCCCAGAATTTTGCAAACCGGGTTACATTTTAAATAAACCAATCTATTTCAACATATGAGGAGCAGTCAGACATCTCAGCAATCCTCTCCCACCCAGTTCGTTGAAAGCCCTGCGATGGAGTCTGTTTTGGCTGTGGTGGTGTTGCTTTGCTGTTGTGTGGTTGAGACTCAGACGGAGAGTGAGGTTGACGGGCTGCTGAGGGAACTGACAGCTCGGGTGCAGAAACTGGAGAGCGAGTGTATTGGTAATGTTGGCCATTACTTATCATTGTTCCTAGACTTAGCTTCTCTATGTGTGTCGGTATTCCTACGGGTGTGCAGGAACAGTGTGTGTCGGTATTCTTACGGGCATgcaggaacagtgtgtgtgtgtgtgtgtgtgtgtgtgtgtgtgtgtgtgtgtgtgtgtgtgtgtgtgtgtgtgtgtgtgtgtgtgtgtgtgtgtgtgtgtgtgtgtgtgtgtgtgtgtgtgtgtgtgtgtgtgtgtgtgtgtgtgtgtgtgtgtgtgtgtgtgtgtgtactcatgcaTGATGGAAGTTGCTGTTCATCATGCTCTGTCATTATTTCACAGTATCTTTGGAAAGAAGTGCAAAGGTTCAGGCTGTCAAACTATCTGGCTTCAAACGTTTGATGTGTAGTAATCTGAACATAATGTCTTTTTACAGGCAAACCAAAAGTGGCCTTCACCGCTTCAATTAGGGTCAGTGATGAACATTATCACTTAGGACCTTTCGAAAAGTACACCACCGTGGTGTATAAAAAGGTCACTACAAACATTGGTGAAGCATATAACCCAGATACAGGTATTTACCCACTAGATAAGTATTTCAGCATTATATTAAAGGTGCAATCTGTAACTTCATTTTGTGTCAAGCGCTGTCCTGCACTTGTGAACTGAGGGGATGGGACTTAGTTTGTTTAATCTTTCGGTTCTTGGCTGAAAGTGTTTGCAGTACCTTGAGTTGCCACTGGCAATGATGAACGATACAGATTGCACCTTTAtgtattttactgtattttaCTGAGGTGTCTTTATGTCCATATTCTGTTGTGTCATAATCACACAAAGTTGTTTTTGTCCACCTTGCTTTCCCACCTGATGCAGGTGTCTTTACTGCACTTGTGAGAGGGGCCTACTACTTCACATTCACTTGCAATGTTGGGAATTCAGGGGTGGCGAATGCAGCGTTGCTTAAGAACGGTGTGATCATGGCTGCCGTCTATGAATATGCCGACCCAATATCCGGTGTTTACCACAGCGGGGCCAATGGAGTCATACTAGACCTAGTGGAAGGAGACAAAGTCTATGTGGTTCTCTGGAGGGGCAGTAGCATATTTGACAACAGCAGAATTAGCATGTTCAGTGGTTACCTTCTATTTCCTATCGATAATAAGTAATAGTAAACGGCTGATATTTACATGGCATGACTTAGCAAGAATTGGAAATACTTATTTCAACGTTTCATTAAAGAAATAATCCACTCAAACTGTCTTCTGGTATTTTtatcattagtccactgttgatacagtcccaaaaatgttttgctctgctggcccagcaccacgggaaatgcaggagagtcaataaggaaGACACTAATTCTTTCCTTGTGatccccctgcgtcaccatgcccaaaggagcggtgacctccctgatcaaccctgaccccaatggtcgactatctaaggcatgaacggggaagggcacatccacgggaacaatggggatccctaaactatgggctaACGCTcttcaataaaattcccagccgcacctgaatctacgagcgccttatgctgggaatgcggggaaaactcagggaaagtgacatacacaaacatatgtgcaacagagggctctgggtgagaatggtgccggctcacctggggtgacgccagagtgccctgcctgttgCCCCGATCCCAGAGGAACAAACCCgacaccgaccggcagtgtgacctctgcggccacaaATGGTGCACGAGCTGGAACCCCCTCTAGTCTCCCTGCGCAccgcccctcccagctccatgggtatcggaaagggggtgcgggaggatggaaccaCCAGACCCCGATCTGAATGTCTGCGGGTAGCCAGCAGTTTGTCCATctggatggacaggtccaccagctggtcgaatgTGAGGGGGGACCTGCTCCTCTTCATTGGTGACCTGAATGCAAAGGTTGGCACCGACAACACTAACTACGAGAGACCAATGGGGAAGCACGGCTGTGGAGAGATGAATgataacagtgacagactggcAACATTCTGCTTCACAAATAACCTGGTGATAGGTGGCAGCCAGTTTCCCCACAAGAATATCCACAAGCTGACATGGTACTCTCCTAATGGAAGAGGCAAACCAAATTGACCACCTGATGATCAACGGCAAGTGGAGAAGCTCGCTGAGGGATGTCAAGTTGCGAAGGAGGGCCGATGTTGCCGGTGACCACCATCTTGTGACTGCCAGCTGAAACGTTCAGGACCACCAACATGTTggcatgtgtcacgccctggt
This genomic interval carries:
- the LOC109900519 gene encoding complement C1q-like protein 2 isoform X2, with translation MRTSQASQQTSPTRFVESPAMESVLAVVVLLCCCVVETQTESEVDGLLRELTARVEKLESKPKVAFSASLMVNDEHYHLGPFDKNTTVVYKKVTTNIGEAYNPDTGVFTAPVRGAYYFTFTCNVGNSGKANAALLKNDVKMAAVYETANPKSGIYHGGANGVTLDLVEGDKVYVVLWSGSSMFDNSRISMFSGYLLFPIDNK
- the LOC109900519 gene encoding complement C1q-like protein 2 isoform X1; its protein translation is MRTSQASQQTSPTRFVESPAMESVLAVVVLLCCCVVETQTESEVDGLLRELTARVEKLESEYNGKPKVAFSASLMVNDEHYHLGPFDKNTTVVYKKVTTNIGEAYNPDTGVFTAPVRGAYYFTFTCNVGNSGKANAALLKNDVKMAAVYETANPKSGIYHGGANGVTLDLVEGDKVYVVLWSGSSMFDNSRISMFSGYLLFPIDNK
- the LOC109900521 gene encoding complement C1q-like protein 2, with protein sequence MRSSQTSQQSSPTQFVESPAMESVLAVVVLLCCCVVETQTESEVDGLLRELTARVQKLESECIGKPKVAFTASIRVSDEHYHLGPFEKYTTVVYKKVTTNIGEAYNPDTGVFTALVRGAYYFTFTCNVGNSGVANAALLKNGVIMAAVYEYADPISGVYHSGANGVILDLVEGDKVYVVLWRGSSIFDNSRISMFSGYLLFPIDNK